In Rickettsiella endosymbiont of Aleochara curtula, one genomic interval encodes:
- the lpdA gene encoding dihydrolipoyl dehydrogenase, producing MAELEIKKTEVLVLGSGPGGYSAAFRAADLGKKVILVERESTLGGVCLNVGCIPSKALLHAAKVIEDASAMAEFGVSFGKPKIDIKQLRTWKDGIVKKLTGGLSMLAKQRKVECIVGEGKFTGKNELTVGKQKIIFEQAIIAVGSQPIRLPFLPDDPRIFDSTGALELNEVKGSLLVLGGGIIGMEMATVYHALGSEITVVEAGEMIINGADKDIVMPLYKRLQKHYKFLLKTKVTKVEAKKDGLWVSFAGEGDAKPQRFDRILSAVGRKPNGKLIGAEALGINVTEQGFIPVDKQLRTNIPHIFAIGDVIGNPMLAHKAVAEGRVAAEVIAGKKHFFEPRCIPSVAYTDPEIAWVGLTEIVAKEEKTPYGKAIFPWRASGRSLGQGRDEGLTKLLFDPKTQRILGAGIVGPNAGELIAEMALAIEMGCEAEDIALTIHPHPTLSETVMLASEIFEGTITDLYMPKEKTD from the coding sequence ATGGCTGAATTAGAAATTAAAAAAACCGAAGTACTCGTCTTAGGTAGCGGGCCAGGAGGTTATAGTGCAGCGTTTCGCGCCGCCGATCTAGGCAAAAAAGTGATATTAGTAGAAAGAGAATCGACGTTAGGTGGGGTTTGTTTAAATGTTGGATGTATTCCCTCTAAGGCATTATTACATGCTGCTAAAGTGATAGAAGATGCTAGCGCCATGGCGGAGTTTGGCGTGAGTTTTGGTAAACCTAAAATTGATATCAAACAGTTACGTACCTGGAAAGACGGTATAGTGAAAAAATTAACCGGCGGCTTATCCATGCTGGCTAAACAACGTAAAGTTGAATGCATCGTTGGTGAAGGAAAATTTACCGGTAAAAATGAGTTAACGGTTGGCAAACAAAAAATTATTTTCGAGCAAGCGATCATTGCCGTGGGTTCACAACCGATACGCTTGCCTTTTTTACCGGATGATCCGCGGATTTTCGATTCAACTGGCGCGCTCGAATTAAACGAAGTCAAAGGTAGTCTCTTGGTGCTAGGTGGTGGCATTATCGGTATGGAAATGGCCACGGTTTATCATGCGCTGGGCAGTGAAATTACTGTAGTAGAAGCGGGTGAAATGATTATTAATGGCGCTGATAAAGATATAGTCATGCCTCTCTATAAGCGCTTGCAAAAACATTACAAGTTCTTATTAAAAACTAAAGTAACCAAAGTCGAAGCTAAGAAAGATGGACTTTGGGTTAGCTTTGCAGGTGAGGGAGATGCTAAACCACAACGATTTGATCGAATTTTGTCTGCTGTAGGGCGTAAACCGAATGGCAAACTCATCGGTGCTGAAGCGTTAGGTATCAACGTCACCGAACAAGGTTTTATTCCGGTCGATAAACAACTGAGAACCAACATTCCACATATCTTTGCTATCGGTGATGTTATTGGTAATCCTATGTTGGCACATAAAGCGGTAGCTGAAGGCCGTGTTGCAGCCGAAGTGATCGCGGGTAAAAAACACTTTTTCGAACCGCGTTGCATTCCTTCTGTGGCTTATACCGATCCGGAAATTGCTTGGGTTGGCTTAACGGAAATTGTTGCTAAAGAAGAAAAAACTCCCTATGGAAAAGCCATTTTTCCATGGAGAGCTAGTGGCCGCTCTTTAGGGCAAGGGCGCGATGAAGGTCTGACCAAATTGTTATTTGATCCTAAAACCCAGCGTATTTTAGGGGCAGGCATAGTCGGCCCTAATGCTGGAGAATTGATTGCTGAAATGGCATTAGCTATAGAAATGGGTTGTGAAGCCGAAGATATTGCGTTGACGATACACCCACATCCGACACTCTCTGAGACGGTGATGTTAGCCAGTGAAATCTTTGAGGGGACGATTACTGATTTGTATATGCCCAAGGAAAAAACAGATTAA
- the aceE gene encoding pyruvate dehydrogenase (acetyl-transferring), homodimeric type produces the protein MTQQTPYLDKDPLETKEWIDALLSVLKMEGADRAQFLIQQLINKARQRGLDITAGLHTPYVNTIPVELEPAFPGDEKLEKRIAALIRWNAVMMVLQAGKVSSELGGHIATYASAATLYEVGFNHFFHAANEGHPGDLLYIQGHSSPGIYARAFLEGRLTKEQLAHFRQEIGGKGLSSYPHPWLMPEFWQFPTVSMGLGPMQAIYQARFLKYLQNRGLLDSKDRKVWMFCGDGEMDEPESLGALCIAAREKLDNLIFVINCNLQRLDGPVRGNGKIVQELEGVFRGSGWNVNKVLWGSAWDPLFKKDKQGLLPQLMMETIDGEYQNFRAKDGAYIREHFFAKYPELKAMVADMTDEQLWLLKRGGHDIKKVYASYKAAVEHKGQPTVILAKTIKGYGMGTAGEGQNITHQQKKMTQEQLLAFRDRFKLSMSDAEVENLSFYLPDEKSLEIKYLKEQRKKLGGYLPARLTRSDESLAAPPLSNFDNILQGSKGREISTTMIFVEILRHLLKDKTLGPRIVPIVPDESRTFGMEGLFRQIGIYSPVGQLYDPVDAGQLMYYREDKKGQLLEEGINEGGAFCSWMAAATSYSTNNLSMIPFYIYYSMFGYQRVGDFVWAAGDMQARGFVLGATAGRTTLAGEGLQHQDGHNLLFFSVVPNCVAYDPCFGYELAVIIQDGLRRMMQEQENVFYYLTLMNENYAHPALSEVSKEGILKGMYCLSETKPSKRHVQLLGSGTILNEVIAAAELLKTDFGVTADIWSVTSFSELRKQALNVERQNLLNSDKTEQQSYVSQCLQNRLGPVIAATDYIRLNADQIRGFVKAPYVVLGTDGYGRSDTREQLRQFFEVNRHYVVIASLHALMTEGLVSAAEIEQAFKKYAIDPKKPNPFTI, from the coding sequence ATGACACAGCAAACCCCTTATTTAGATAAGGATCCGCTTGAAACCAAAGAGTGGATAGATGCACTTTTATCTGTTTTAAAGATGGAAGGTGCAGATAGGGCACAATTCCTTATCCAACAACTGATCAATAAGGCGCGTCAACGGGGTTTAGATATAACGGCGGGTCTACACACACCTTATGTGAATACCATTCCTGTCGAATTAGAACCGGCTTTTCCTGGGGATGAAAAGTTAGAAAAACGGATTGCCGCCTTAATTCGTTGGAATGCGGTGATGATGGTATTACAAGCCGGTAAAGTTTCTTCTGAGTTAGGTGGCCACATAGCGACCTATGCTTCGGCGGCGACGCTGTATGAAGTGGGTTTTAATCATTTTTTTCATGCCGCTAATGAAGGGCATCCTGGCGATTTATTGTACATCCAGGGACATTCTTCACCGGGTATTTATGCGCGAGCATTTTTAGAAGGACGCCTCACAAAAGAACAATTAGCGCATTTTCGCCAAGAAATCGGCGGTAAAGGTCTTTCTTCTTATCCTCATCCCTGGCTAATGCCAGAATTTTGGCAATTCCCTACGGTTTCTATGGGATTAGGTCCCATGCAGGCCATTTATCAAGCGCGTTTTTTGAAATATTTACAAAATCGTGGCCTTTTGGACAGTAAGGATAGAAAAGTATGGATGTTTTGTGGCGATGGAGAAATGGATGAACCGGAATCGCTGGGTGCACTTTGTATTGCCGCACGGGAAAAATTAGATAATCTGATTTTTGTTATTAATTGTAATCTACAACGACTGGATGGACCGGTACGTGGCAATGGCAAGATAGTCCAAGAGTTAGAAGGCGTGTTTCGCGGTTCCGGTTGGAACGTGAATAAAGTGTTATGGGGCAGTGCTTGGGATCCATTATTTAAAAAAGATAAGCAAGGCTTGCTACCGCAATTAATGATGGAAACCATAGATGGTGAATATCAAAATTTCCGTGCTAAAGATGGTGCTTATATTCGCGAACATTTTTTTGCAAAATATCCAGAATTAAAAGCGATGGTTGCCGACATGACTGACGAGCAACTATGGCTTTTAAAGCGCGGTGGTCATGATATTAAAAAAGTCTATGCCTCTTATAAAGCCGCCGTTGAACATAAAGGTCAACCTACGGTTATCTTAGCAAAAACCATTAAAGGTTATGGTATGGGCACGGCGGGTGAAGGACAAAATATCACGCATCAACAAAAAAAGATGACGCAAGAACAATTACTGGCGTTTCGCGATCGTTTTAAACTCTCGATGAGCGATGCTGAAGTTGAAAATTTAAGTTTTTATCTCCCCGATGAAAAAAGTCTAGAAATTAAGTATTTAAAAGAACAGCGTAAAAAACTGGGCGGTTATTTACCCGCGCGTCTTACACGGTCTGATGAAAGTTTAGCAGCGCCGCCATTAAGCAATTTTGATAATATATTACAAGGTTCTAAAGGACGCGAAATCTCTACGACGATGATTTTTGTGGAAATTTTGCGACATCTACTAAAAGATAAAACCTTAGGTCCGCGTATTGTTCCGATAGTACCGGATGAATCACGTACGTTTGGTATGGAAGGATTATTCCGCCAGATCGGTATTTATTCCCCCGTGGGCCAACTTTATGATCCGGTCGACGCGGGTCAATTGATGTATTACCGTGAAGATAAGAAAGGCCAATTATTGGAAGAAGGAATTAATGAAGGCGGTGCATTTTGTTCATGGATGGCAGCTGCGACTTCTTACAGTACCAATAATTTAAGCATGATTCCTTTTTACATTTATTATTCGATGTTTGGTTATCAACGCGTAGGCGATTTTGTTTGGGCTGCAGGTGATATGCAAGCGCGAGGATTTGTTTTAGGCGCAACGGCGGGTAGAACAACCTTAGCCGGCGAAGGGTTACAACATCAAGACGGACATAATCTATTATTTTTTTCGGTAGTGCCTAATTGTGTGGCTTATGATCCGTGTTTTGGTTATGAATTAGCGGTGATTATTCAAGATGGCTTGCGGCGCATGATGCAAGAGCAAGAAAATGTATTTTATTATCTGACCTTAATGAATGAAAACTATGCGCATCCTGCCTTAAGTGAGGTTAGTAAAGAAGGCATCCTTAAGGGGATGTATTGTTTATCCGAAACTAAACCGAGTAAACGACACGTACAATTATTAGGTTCAGGCACGATATTAAATGAAGTGATAGCCGCTGCGGAATTATTAAAAACAGATTTTGGCGTGACCGCGGATATTTGGAGTGTGACAAGTTTTTCAGAATTACGTAAACAAGCGTTAAATGTTGAGCGACAAAATTTATTAAATTCTGATAAAACCGAGCAACAAAGTTATGTGTCACAATGTTTACAGAATCGATTAGGCCCGGTGATTGCAGCCACTGATTATATCCGTTTAAATGCCGACCAAATTCGCGGATTTGTTAAAGCACCTTATGTGGTGCTTGGAACTGATGGTTACGGACGTAGCGATACGCGCGAGCAATTACGTCAGTTTTTTGAAGTGAATCGCCATTATGTTGTCATCGCTAGTTTACATGCCTTAATGACGGAAGGTTTAGTGAGTGCGGCCGAGATCGAACAAGCATTTAAAAAGTATGCTATCGATCCTAAAAAACCTAACCCTTTTACCATTTAA
- the aceF gene encoding dihydrolipoyllysine-residue acetyltransferase has translation MSSLKEIYVPDLGNVAAAAIIEIPVKVGQVIDVEDALITLESDKASMDIPSPLAGKLKELKVKVGDKVSKGDLIAILETEESSTSDEKSQTTSAAPASTEKISIPDASTATAAPELTKVEISSRSAELKEEGDEDNDEEQEDVHAGPGVRRLAREFGLDLNKISGSGQKGRIIKEDLQKFVKAHLSQSAHGQMGLPSAPEIDFSQFGKTEKQALSRIKKLTAQYLHRNWLLVPHVTQFNDADITELEVFRKAQAGFAAKQNIKLTPLVFIMKAVVTSLKAFPSFNASLSADGEELILKKYYHIGIAVDTPEGLVVPVIRDVDKKSLLELAQELGTVSQKARAKQLTGADLQGSSFTISSLGGIGGTAFTPIVNVPDVAILGVSKAQFKPIYQDGEFVPRLMLPLSLSYDHRVIDGAEGARFIMHLTGCLSDIRRWLL, from the coding sequence TTGTCTAGTTTAAAAGAAATCTATGTTCCAGATTTAGGTAATGTGGCCGCGGCGGCTATTATTGAAATCCCCGTTAAAGTGGGCCAAGTTATCGATGTAGAAGATGCCTTAATTACGTTAGAAAGTGATAAGGCATCGATGGATATTCCTTCGCCTTTAGCCGGAAAGCTGAAAGAATTAAAAGTTAAAGTGGGTGATAAAGTTTCTAAAGGTGATTTGATTGCTATTTTAGAAACAGAAGAATCTAGTACTTCTGATGAAAAATCACAGACTACTTCTGCTGCTCCAGCCAGCACAGAAAAAATATCCATCCCAGATGCAAGCACTGCCACGGCTGCGCCAGAATTAACCAAGGTAGAAATTTCTTCTCGGTCAGCAGAATTGAAAGAGGAAGGTGATGAAGACAATGACGAAGAACAAGAAGATGTCCATGCCGGGCCTGGTGTTCGACGTTTAGCACGAGAGTTTGGACTCGATTTGAATAAAATTAGCGGTAGCGGACAAAAAGGTCGCATCATTAAGGAAGATTTACAAAAATTTGTTAAAGCACATCTCAGTCAAAGTGCTCATGGCCAAATGGGTTTACCCTCGGCGCCGGAGATTGATTTTAGCCAATTTGGTAAAACAGAAAAACAGGCTTTATCTCGGATTAAAAAATTAACCGCGCAATATCTACATCGTAATTGGTTGTTGGTGCCGCACGTCACACAATTTAACGACGCGGATATTACTGAGCTGGAAGTTTTTCGCAAAGCACAAGCAGGGTTTGCTGCTAAGCAAAATATTAAATTAACACCATTAGTGTTTATTATGAAGGCGGTGGTAACCAGTTTAAAAGCGTTTCCATCGTTTAATGCTTCTTTGTCGGCTGACGGCGAGGAACTAATCCTGAAAAAATATTATCATATCGGTATTGCCGTCGATACGCCTGAAGGTTTAGTGGTTCCGGTGATACGCGATGTAGATAAAAAAAGTCTTTTAGAATTAGCGCAAGAATTGGGAACGGTGAGTCAAAAAGCGCGCGCCAAACAACTGACAGGCGCTGATTTACAAGGCAGCTCGTTTACCATCTCAAGTTTAGGTGGCATCGGCGGCACGGCATTTACGCCTATCGTGAATGTACCGGATGTCGCTATTTTAGGTGTATCCAAAGCGCAGTTTAAACCCATTTATCAAGACGGTGAGTTCGTTCCGCGCTTAATGTTACCTTTATCTTTATCGTATGATCACCGTGTCATCGATGGTGCGGAAGGAGCACGTTTTATTATGCATTTGACGGGTTGTTTATCCGATATTCGCCGTTGGTTACTATAG
- the putA gene encoding bifunctional proline dehydrogenase/L-glutamate gamma-semialdehyde dehydrogenase PutA: MSFPLISVKKNPLRLAIAQAYYADETSCAKHLLQQAALPRQVTEKIAQRAAKLIEQIRAQRLSKGGLDAFLYEYDLSSEEGIALMCLAEALLRIPDSDTIDALLKDKITNADWAAHLGQSASFFVNASTWGLVLTGKLLQSDQTSGLTNAFRRFVGKTSAPIIRKAVKQAMQMLGRQFVMGQGIDEALKRAKAYEAKGYRFSYDMLGEAARTEKDAERYFQAYQTAIIAIGKAASGKSLNDAPGISVKLSALHPRYEFAKKEVVVPFLIKQLKILALAAKANNITLTVDAEEADRLDISLDIIGAVFCDADLADWEGFGLAVQAYQKRASYVIDWLIDLAKQQNKRWMVRLIKGAYWDTEIKNAQIKGLQAYPVFTRKAATDVCFVACAKKLLAHSAQIYPQFATHNAYTLATVLELAGKNQDFEMQCLHGMGYTLYDHIVGPKQLNIPCRVYAPVGGHEDLLAYLVRRLLENGANTSFVNRIIDPNIPIEEMLEDPVQKLYQLNTIPHPKIPLPRDIYGPGRKNSRGFDFADSETWEPLASQIESAAKKTYIAGPLIKGVLAAGEKTRAISNPANPQQIVGHVSLASSEQLEQAISNAYQINFSWANTPIETRAACLERAADLFERRLSEFMALAIKEGGKTVNDALAEVREAVDFCRYYAMRARLDLMPQLLPGPTGEENWLSFQGRGVIACISPWNFPLAIFIGQVTAALVTGNTVIAKPASQTPLIATAAVQLLHEAGIPGDVLQLLPASGAVIGPKITFDPRIKGIVFTGSTETAREINQGLASREGGILPFIAETGGQNAMIVDSSALKEQVVVDVLNSAFGSAGQRCSALRVLFVQEEMADSLIEMLCGAMAELKLGDPSELFTDVGPVIDSAAKQTLQEHFDRMSKEAKLLYQCKLPNGLDLTNFFAPSLFELPSLDLLKREVFGPILHLIRYAAKDREQVIHAINHTGYGLTLGIQSRIQHTVESISRQVHVGNQYVNRSMIGAVVGVQPFGGEGLSGTGPKAGGPHYLPRLCLERSLSINTTAAGGNASLLCLEE, from the coding sequence ATGTCGTTTCCCTTAATATCAGTTAAGAAAAATCCGTTAAGGTTAGCTATAGCGCAAGCTTATTATGCTGATGAAACGTCGTGCGCTAAACATTTATTGCAGCAAGCTGCTTTACCTCGTCAAGTGACCGAAAAAATTGCCCAACGTGCAGCTAAATTAATTGAGCAGATTCGAGCACAGCGTTTATCCAAAGGCGGCTTAGACGCGTTTTTATATGAATATGATTTATCCAGTGAAGAAGGTATTGCATTGATGTGTTTGGCAGAAGCACTATTACGTATACCGGACAGCGATACCATCGACGCTTTATTAAAAGATAAAATTACCAATGCCGATTGGGCTGCTCATCTCGGTCAAAGTGCTTCTTTTTTTGTTAATGCCAGTACCTGGGGCTTAGTGTTAACTGGGAAATTATTACAGTCGGATCAAACCAGCGGTTTAACGAATGCATTCCGCCGCTTTGTCGGTAAAACCAGTGCACCTATTATCCGTAAGGCAGTTAAACAAGCCATGCAGATGCTAGGGCGCCAATTTGTGATGGGTCAAGGAATTGATGAAGCCTTGAAACGGGCTAAGGCTTATGAAGCTAAAGGCTATCGTTTTTCTTACGATATGTTAGGTGAGGCGGCACGTACCGAGAAGGATGCTGAGCGCTATTTTCAAGCTTATCAAACCGCCATCATTGCCATTGGTAAAGCGGCATCAGGCAAATCACTGAATGATGCACCGGGTATTTCAGTCAAGTTATCCGCGTTGCATCCGCGTTATGAGTTTGCTAAAAAAGAAGTTGTAGTTCCTTTTTTAATTAAGCAATTAAAAATATTAGCTTTAGCGGCGAAAGCCAATAACATTACGCTAACCGTCGATGCCGAAGAAGCGGATCGTTTGGATATTTCCTTAGATATTATCGGTGCGGTATTTTGTGATGCTGATTTAGCGGATTGGGAAGGATTTGGTTTGGCCGTGCAAGCTTATCAAAAACGCGCATCTTATGTGATCGATTGGTTGATTGATTTGGCTAAGCAACAAAATAAACGTTGGATGGTGCGCTTAATTAAAGGGGCTTATTGGGATACTGAAATTAAAAATGCCCAAATAAAAGGTTTACAAGCCTATCCAGTGTTTACGCGCAAAGCAGCAACCGATGTTTGTTTTGTGGCTTGTGCAAAAAAATTATTGGCCCATTCTGCGCAAATCTATCCGCAGTTTGCTACACATAATGCCTATACCTTAGCAACCGTACTCGAATTGGCGGGAAAGAATCAAGACTTCGAAATGCAATGTCTACATGGTATGGGATATACCTTGTACGATCATATCGTAGGTCCTAAGCAGCTTAACATTCCTTGCCGTGTTTATGCACCGGTTGGCGGGCATGAAGACCTGCTCGCTTATTTGGTGAGACGTTTGTTAGAAAATGGTGCCAATACTTCGTTTGTTAATCGTATTATTGATCCGAACATCCCTATCGAAGAAATGCTAGAAGATCCGGTGCAAAAATTATATCAATTGAATACGATTCCACATCCTAAAATTCCCCTACCGAGAGATATTTATGGACCCGGTCGGAAAAATTCTCGGGGTTTCGATTTTGCGGATAGTGAAACTTGGGAACCACTCGCTAGTCAAATAGAGAGTGCTGCTAAAAAAACTTACATCGCCGGACCGTTAATTAAAGGTGTTTTAGCAGCTGGCGAAAAAACCCGTGCTATTAGCAATCCCGCCAATCCACAACAAATTGTTGGCCATGTCAGTTTGGCGAGTAGTGAACAATTAGAGCAGGCAATAAGCAACGCTTATCAGATAAATTTTAGTTGGGCAAATACACCGATAGAAACCCGCGCGGCTTGCTTAGAACGCGCTGCGGATCTCTTTGAACGACGCTTAAGTGAATTTATGGCTCTAGCCATCAAAGAGGGTGGTAAAACAGTCAATGATGCACTTGCTGAAGTCAGAGAGGCGGTTGATTTTTGCCGTTATTACGCCATGCGTGCTCGCTTGGATTTAATGCCGCAATTATTACCGGGACCGACCGGTGAGGAAAATTGGTTAAGTTTCCAGGGCCGAGGGGTTATCGCCTGTATTAGTCCCTGGAATTTTCCTTTAGCTATCTTTATTGGCCAAGTGACGGCCGCTTTAGTGACGGGTAATACCGTGATTGCTAAGCCTGCCAGCCAAACCCCGTTAATCGCCACCGCGGCCGTTCAGCTTTTACATGAAGCAGGAATTCCTGGCGATGTACTCCAGCTTTTACCTGCAAGCGGTGCGGTTATTGGGCCAAAAATAACCTTCGATCCGCGTATTAAAGGAATCGTATTTACGGGTTCAACTGAAACCGCACGTGAAATCAATCAAGGTTTAGCAAGTCGCGAGGGTGGAATTTTACCTTTTATTGCGGAGACCGGTGGACAGAATGCCATGATCGTTGATAGTTCAGCGCTTAAGGAACAAGTGGTAGTTGACGTATTGAATTCGGCTTTTGGTAGTGCTGGACAACGTTGTTCTGCGTTACGTGTATTGTTTGTACAAGAGGAAATGGCAGATTCGTTAATTGAAATGCTTTGCGGTGCGATGGCCGAACTTAAATTAGGTGATCCTAGCGAGCTATTTACCGATGTCGGTCCGGTGATCGATAGTGCGGCCAAGCAAACTTTACAGGAACATTTTGATCGCATGTCGAAAGAAGCTAAATTGCTCTATCAATGCAAGCTACCGAATGGATTGGATCTAACGAATTTCTTTGCGCCTAGTCTGTTTGAATTACCGAGTTTAGATCTTTTAAAACGTGAAGTTTTTGGTCCTATCTTACATCTTATTCGTTATGCGGCGAAAGATCGTGAACAGGTGATCCACGCTATCAATCATACCGGATATGGTTTGACCTTAGGGATACAAAGTCGAATTCAACACACCGTCGAGTCGATTTCACGTCAGGTTCACGTCGGAAATCAATATGTTAACCGTTCTATGATAGGCGCGGTAGTAGGCGTACAACCTTTTGGTGGCGAAGGTCTTTCTGGAACGGGACCTAAAGCAGGCGGGCCGCATTATTTACCTCGTCTATGTTTAGAACGCTCATTGTCCATCAATACGACGGCGGCTGGAGGTAATGCCTCTTTGCTTTGCCTGGAGGAATAA
- a CDS encoding cation:proton antiporter, with product MMDHSFVFSIFIIFTGAAVLATIALYTRQSLLVAYILLGLILGPSCLKLVPNIGLARGIGDVGIIFLLFLVGLDLTPQEFYRSLRKTALVTLVFSALFTTIGFAVGYLFSFTLLESLLIGASLIFSSTIIGLKLLPTLALHHKPLGETMISVLLLQDLLAIGMLLFVHGAHLTGSKLADLGLTLITFPTLLGFAFVVQRYFISKLFIRFDRVQEYLFLVALGWCLGLAELSRALGLSAEIGAFLAGVSIAEGPIAVFIADNLKPLRDFCLIMFFFAIGASFDLRYLPMVFVPAFLLAGLVLLIKPWLFQVLLQMSGEKKVIAREVGVRLGQASEFSLLIAYLAAESTPALIGDKANYLIQAVTILTFVGSSYWVVLRYPTPLALNEKMRVD from the coding sequence ATAATGGACCATAGTTTTGTTTTTTCTATTTTTATCATTTTTACCGGCGCTGCCGTATTAGCGACGATAGCTCTATATACTCGTCAATCTTTACTAGTAGCTTATATTTTATTAGGTTTGATATTAGGTCCTAGTTGTCTGAAGTTAGTACCTAACATAGGTTTGGCACGCGGCATTGGCGATGTCGGCATTATCTTTTTGTTATTTTTAGTGGGTCTGGATCTAACACCACAAGAATTTTATCGAAGCTTACGTAAAACTGCTTTAGTGACGTTGGTATTCAGTGCGTTATTTACTACCATAGGTTTTGCCGTCGGTTATCTATTTAGTTTTACGCTCTTAGAAAGCCTATTAATCGGTGCCAGTCTAATCTTTTCCAGTACTATTATCGGTCTTAAATTATTGCCGACCTTAGCGTTGCATCATAAGCCACTCGGCGAAACCATGATCAGCGTATTGTTGCTGCAAGACTTATTAGCGATAGGTATGCTGTTGTTTGTGCATGGTGCACATTTAACAGGTTCTAAATTAGCTGATCTCGGTTTAACCTTGATTACTTTCCCTACCTTGCTCGGTTTTGCTTTTGTGGTACAACGTTATTTCATTAGTAAATTATTTATTCGTTTTGACAGGGTACAAGAATATCTTTTTTTAGTCGCTTTAGGTTGGTGTTTAGGATTAGCGGAATTATCCCGCGCACTCGGTCTGTCCGCAGAAATAGGTGCTTTTTTAGCCGGTGTATCGATAGCAGAAGGACCAATTGCGGTTTTCATTGCTGATAATTTGAAACCACTGCGTGATTTTTGTTTAATTATGTTTTTCTTTGCCATTGGCGCAAGTTTTGATTTACGTTATTTACCGATGGTCTTTGTACCCGCCTTCTTATTAGCCGGACTGGTGCTGTTAATTAAACCGTGGTTGTTTCAAGTATTATTGCAGATGTCAGGTGAAAAAAAAGTTATAGCGCGAGAAGTCGGTGTGCGTTTAGGGCAAGCCAGTGAGTTCTCTCTATTAATTGCTTATCTAGCCGCTGAATCTACACCTGCCTTAATTGGTGATAAAGCAAACTATCTGATCCAAGCGGTCACTATTTTGACATTTGTGGGTTCATCTTATTGGGTGGTATTACGTTATCCTACACCTTTGGCCTTGAATGAAAAGATGCGAGTAGACTAA
- the ampE gene encoding regulatory signaling modulator protein AmpE codes for MTFITLLLCLGLERFLHRGNFLARFNWFEQYVSKINDVTKNKTWAQQYFIPLILVVLPIVIPVAVVYFLSAAFIQGLLAFLIGAVVLFYCLGPINIFDTKKIYPQQWSFGQGAEKTSNRNVSNIHEDGELSGNADKNSSAKGIHQPIFWQANESLFAVIFWMALLGPIAALVYRLVERSAHIHASYPALGKSAQQIRALLDWLPVRLFSILFALAGNFVQTSQFCLDYLLRDVSFNRELIEKSGRIALGLDETTEFTDENYGSALKLIDRDLILFLIIVFAVTLGVLL; via the coding sequence ATGACATTTATTACACTGTTATTGTGCTTAGGACTGGAACGTTTCTTACATCGAGGTAATTTTTTAGCTCGTTTTAATTGGTTTGAGCAATATGTTAGCAAGATTAACGACGTCACTAAAAATAAAACTTGGGCACAGCAATATTTTATTCCTTTAATACTGGTGGTGTTACCTATCGTTATACCCGTGGCAGTAGTTTATTTTTTAAGTGCTGCTTTTATTCAAGGATTATTAGCTTTTTTAATTGGCGCTGTGGTGCTTTTTTATTGCTTGGGTCCTATCAATATTTTTGATACTAAGAAAATATACCCACAGCAATGGAGTTTTGGTCAAGGCGCCGAGAAAACGAGCAACCGGAATGTATCTAATATACATGAGGATGGCGAGTTGAGCGGCAACGCAGACAAAAACTCAAGTGCGAAGGGTATACATCAGCCGATATTTTGGCAAGCTAATGAATCCTTGTTTGCTGTGATTTTTTGGATGGCTTTATTAGGTCCGATCGCAGCATTAGTTTATCGTTTAGTTGAACGTTCTGCTCACATTCATGCCAGTTATCCCGCTTTGGGGAAGTCGGCACAACAAATTCGAGCGTTACTGGATTGGTTGCCGGTGCGGTTATTTTCAATATTGTTCGCCTTAGCGGGTAATTTTGTGCAAACCAGCCAATTTTGTTTAGATTATTTGCTAAGAGATGTTTCATTTAATCGCGAACTGATTGAAAAAAGTGGACGTATCGCATTAGGACTTGATGAAACTACTGAGTTTACCGATGAAAACTATGGCTCTGCTTTAAAACTCATAGACCGTGATTTAATCCTGTTTTTAATTATCGTATTCGCCGTGACACTGGGTGTGCTGTTATAA